The Erigeron canadensis isolate Cc75 chromosome 4, C_canadensis_v1, whole genome shotgun sequence genome window below encodes:
- the LOC122595983 gene encoding protein Iojap-related, mitochondrial, with translation MWRQRAVSLNRYFSSSTITKNNNNNSKGITELLKLEEVEKILSDVRADDVRVIPVFRNNNQSEFTNHVVVATGKSQWHVRNIAQALIYKVKQKQTGAKRMLLPSVEGQEGGNWIVIDSGSLIVHALDEKARAYYNLEQLWTSKEASKEQNQSQSQELDQAFVKVRRKNNSKKPAKGSA, from the exons ATGTGGAGGCAGCGGGCGGTTTCGCTGAATAGATATTTTTCTTCCTCAACTATAacaaagaataataataataatagtaaaggAATAACAGAATTACTGAAATTAGAAGAGGTTGAGAAAATCCTAAGTGATGTAAGAGCTGATGACGTCAGGGTTATTCCTGTCTTTAGAAATAATAATCAATCTGAATTTACTAATCACGTTGTTGTTGCTACTGGTAAATCTCAATGGCATGTTCGTAATATCGCTCAAGCCCTTATTTATAAG GTTAAGCAAAAGCAAACAGGAGCCAAGAGAATGCTGTTACCAAGCGTAGAAGGGCAAGAAGGAGGAAACTGGATCGTCATCGATTCAG gttcgTTGATAGTCCATGCCCTTGATGAGAAAGCAAGAGCTTATTACAACTTAGAGCAGCTGTGGACCTCAAAAGAGGCGAGTAAAGAACAAAATCAAAGCCAAAGTCAG GAGTTGGATCAAGCTTTCGTAAAGGTACGCCGCAAGAATAATTCCAAAAAACCTGCAAAAGGAAGTGCATGA
- the LOC122594892 gene encoding glyceraldehyde-3-phosphate dehydrogenase, cytosolic-like encodes MGSDKKIKIGINGFGRIGRLVARVALQRDDVELVAVNDPFITTDYMTYMFKYDTVHGQWKHHELKVKDEKTLLFGEKPVAVFGIRNPEEIPWAEAGADFVVESTGVFTDKDKAAAHLKGGAKKVIISAPSKDAPMFVMGVNEKEYKPELNIVSNASCTTNCLAPLAKVINDRFGIVEGLMTTVHAMTATQKTVDGPSMKDWRGGRAASFNIIPSSTGAAKAVGKVLPALNGKLTGMAFRVPTVDVSVVDLTVRLEKKATYDQIKAAIKEESEGKLKGILGYADEDLVSTDFVGDSRSSIFDAKAGIALNDNFVKLVSWYDNEWGYSSRVIDLICHIASVEA; translated from the exons ATGG GATCTGATAAGAAGATTAAGATCGGAATCAACG GATTTGGAAGAATCGGAAGATTAGTAGCGAGAGTAGCACTGCAAAGAGATGATGTTGAGCTCGTTGCCGTTAATGATCCTTTCATTACCACTGACTACATG ACGTACATGTTTAAGTATGACACTGTTCATGGTCAATGGAAACATCATGAGCTTAAGGTCAAGGATGAGAAGACCCTTCTTTTTGGTGAGAAGCCAGTTGCTGTTTTTGGGATCAG GAACCCAGAAGAGATCCCATGGGCTGAAGCTGGGGCTGACTTTGTGGTCGAGTCCACTGGAGTGTTCACAGACAAGGACAAGGCTGCTGCTCATTTGAAG GGTGGAGCTAAGAAGGTCATCATCTCTGCTCCCAGCAAAGACGCCCCTATGTTTGTCATGGGTGTCAATGAGAAGGAATACAAACCTGAGCTTAACATTGTTTCAAATGCTAGCTGCACAACTAACTGCCTTGCTCCCTTGGCTAAG GTTATCAACGATAGGTTTGGTATCGTTGAGGGTCTTATGACAACAGTGCATGCTATGACCG cCACTCAAAAGACCGTTGATGGACCATCAATGAAGGATTGGAGAGGTGGAAGAGCTGCCTCTTTCAACATCATTCCCAGTAGTACTGGTGCTGCTAAG GCTGTTGGTAAAGTGTTGCCAGCTCTTAATGGCAAATTGACCGGAATGGCCTTCCGTGTGCCGACTGTGGATGTTTCAGTTGTGGACCTAACTGTGAGACTAGAGAAAAAGGCTACTTATGATCAGATCAAGGCTGCTATTAA GGAGGAATCAGAAGGCAAGCTCAAGGGTATCTTGGGATACGCTGATGAAGATCTTGTATCTACAGATTTTGTTGGTGACAGCAG GTCAAGCATCTTCGACGCCAAGGCTGGAATTGCCTTGAATGATAACTTTGTGAAGCTTGTCTCCTGGTACGACAATGAATGGGGATACAG TTCTCGTGTTATTGACCTCATTTGCCACATTGCATCTGTTGAAGCATAG
- the LOC122597721 gene encoding nucleotide exchange factor SIL1, with translation MAGRKLMAVAFVLLVVVVVAGKPENYDEEILLNNNNNNELDGGFPSLDGMLHWAIGNSDPEKLEIEAKDIEKLSIDELKRRQMELKELVEKLEMPSDAKLMKIAIDDLSNSSLSLEDHQRALEELLILVEAIDNANDLHKMGGLSLVIGALSNSDSRIRTTSAWIVGKASQNNPLVQNQVLELGALPKLMMMVKSGIIEEATKALYAVSAVIRNNQNGVASFYSEGGESMFQSILSNATADVRLQRRSVSLIADLAEYQLEYSSKLELPFLSNCALVRPVIDLTASDDLDLQEKVLLAVKNLLLLKSTERLVDDGFCGLKGALERMRHQLQQLSLEEDHREYAMDVESLCKEVSSIYNEKLDKVLQVSI, from the exons ATGGCTGGACGGAAGCTAATGGCGGTTGCTTTTGtcttgttggtggtggtggtggtagccGGAAAACCTGAAAACTATGATGAAGAAATATTGttgaacaataataataataatgaactTGACGGCGGATTTCCTTCTCTTGATGGGATGTTACACTGGGCTATAG GTAATTCGGATCCCGAAAAATTAGAAATAGAAGCTAAAGATATTGAGAAGTTATCAATAGATGAACTAAAAAGACGTCAAATGGAACTTAAG GAACTGGTGGAGAAATTAGAAATGCCATCAGACGCCAAATTGATGAAAATTGCGATTGATGACTTGAGTAATTCATCTTTGAGTTTGGAAGACCATCAACGTGCATTAGAGGAACTTTTGATACTTGTTGAGGCCATCGATAATGCCAATG ACTTGCATAAAATGGGAGGTCTTTCTTTGGTTATTGGAGCACTTAGTAACTCAGATTCCAGAATAAGGACGACTTCTGCATGGATTGTTGGTAAAGCCAGTCAAAACAATCCTTTAGTTCAGAATCAG GTCCTTGAACTGGGAGCATTGCCGAAGCTAATGATGATGGTGAAATCTGGTATCATAGAGGAAGCCACAAAAGCACTGTATGCCGTTTCCGCAGTTATTAGAAACAACCAGAATGGTGTTGCATCCTTCTATTCAGAAGGTGGAGAGTCAATGTTCCAG AGCATTTTGAGCAATGCCACTGCTGATGTTAGACTACAAAGGAGATCAGTGTCACTTATTGCTGATCTTGCTGAATATCAGTTAGAATACAGTAGCAAACTGGAGCTCCCTTTTCTCAGCAATTGTGCACTAGTGAGGCCAGTGATTGATTTGACAGCATCAGATGATCTAGATCTCCAAGAGAAG GTACTTCTTGCTGTTAAGAACCTTTTGCTGTTGAAGTCAACTGAGCGTCTTGTTGATGACGGATTCTGTGGATTAAAGGGGGCACTTGAAAGGATGAGACATCAATTGCAGCAGTTATCTCTGGAGGAAGATCATAGGGAGTATGCAATGGATGTTGAAAGCCTTTGCAAGGAAGTGAGTTCGATTTATAATGAAAAGCTTGACAAG GTGCTTCAGGTTTCGATATGA
- the LOC122595311 gene encoding uncharacterized protein LOC122595311, giving the protein MSFSSSIHTYSGPLLSDDDSDDEFMAIMKDGIELNEDEPSQKLTREPVYRDRYGTADRLMIDYFIEDSTFAPHHFRRRFRMRKNLFMRIIRDIQSYSLSPKPIHFTRMEDLRVDARKMVGFSTIHKCVFAIRQLAYGKSPDSLDEYLHMGEETARICLEDFCKCVFELYAAEYLRRPALDDIQRLLSKHEELHGFPGMLGSIDCMHWPWKNCPKSWQGQYTRGDKGCPTIMLEAVVSYDLWIWHANFGAAGSNNDINVLNQSNSFREINEDTTPDISFTVNGTEYKKAYYLADGISPEWSMFVKSFSCPQDEKRKKFKKYQESARKDVERAFGVLQGLMCKIEL; this is encoded by the exons ATGTCTTTCTCATCGAGCATCCATACATACTCGGGTCCATTGCTTAGCGATGACGACAGTGATGACGAGTTCATGGCTATCATGAAAGATGGTATCGAGCTCAATGAGGACGAACCGTCCCAGAAATTAACTCGGGAACCGGTTTATAGAGATCGGTATGGGACTGCTGACCGACTTATGATAGATTATTTCATTGAAGACTCAACGTTTGCGCCACACCATTTTAGGCGGCGTTTTCGAATGAGAAAGAACTTGTTCATGCGCATCATTCGCGATATACAAAGCTACTCTTTGTCTCCAAAACCAATCCATTTTACCCGTATGGAAGACTTGCGTGTCGATGCAAGAAAAATGGTTGGTTTTAGTACCATCCATAAATGTGTATTTGCCATACGACAACTGGCGTATGGCAAATCTCCGGACTCACTTGATGAATATTTGCATATGGGGGAGGAAACAGCTAGAATATGTCTAGAAGATTTTTGTAAATGTGTTTTTGAGCTTTATGCAGCCGAGTATTTGCGAAGACCCGCGCTTGATGATATACAACGTTTGCTAAGCAAACACGAAGAACTTCATGGGTTTCCGGGGATGTTAGGAAGCATCGATTGTATGCATTGGCCATGGAAAAATTGTCCAAAATCATGGCAAGGGCAATACACTCGTGGTGATAAAGGATGTCCAACcatcatgcttgaagcggttgTGTCTTATGATTTATGGATATGGCATGCAAATTTTGGCGCTGCAGGATCTAACAACGACATAAACGTCCTGAATCAGTCAAATTCGTTTag ggAAATAAATGAGGATACGACTCCCGATATTTCATTTACCGTTAACGGGACCGAGTATAAGAAGGCATACTACCTTGCTGACGGCATTTCTCCAGAGTGGTCTATGTTTGTGAAGTCGTTCTCATGCCCGCAAGACGAGAAAAGGAAGAAGTTTAAGAAGTACCAAGAAAGTGCTCGAAAAGATGTTGAGCGGGCATTCGGAGTTCTTCAAGgtctgatgtgcaaaatcgagctttaa